The Hydrogenispora ethanolica genome includes a region encoding these proteins:
- the gnd gene encoding decarboxylating NADP(+)-dependent phosphogluconate dehydrogenase, with amino-acid sequence MSKADIGLIGLAVMGENLVMNMESKGFTVAVYNRSTEKVTHFVEGRAQGKKIIGAYSIEELIQNLKTPRKVMLMVKAGRPVDDFIELLIPHLEPGDIIIDGGNSHFPDTTRRTQYVESKGLLYIGTGVSGGEEGALLGPSMMPGGSPAAWPHVKPIFQAICAKVADGSPCCDWVGENGAGHFVKMVHNGIEYGDMQLICEAYQLMRDLLGMSADEMHQVFKEWNQGELESYLIEITRDILAYKDTDGQPIVDKILDTAGQKGTGKWTGIAALDEGVPLTLIGEAVFARCLSAMKEERVAASKVLSGPQPTFDGDKQALIEDIKNALYASKIVSYAQGYTLMRAAAGTYGWNLNYGGIALMWRGGCIIRSVFLGKIKEAFDHNPGLTNLLLDPFFKEKVEGAQAGWRRVCAAALTNGIPIPAFTTALCYFDGFRTAKLPANLLQAQRDYFGAHTYERVDQPRGQFFHTNWTGKGGTTSASTYVV; translated from the coding sequence ATGAGTAAAGCGGACATCGGTTTGATTGGCTTGGCGGTCATGGGCGAAAATCTGGTGATGAACATGGAGAGCAAGGGATTCACCGTTGCCGTGTATAACCGCAGCACCGAAAAGGTGACCCACTTCGTAGAGGGCCGGGCTCAGGGCAAGAAGATCATCGGCGCTTATTCGATCGAAGAACTGATTCAGAATTTGAAGACCCCGCGCAAGGTAATGCTGATGGTCAAGGCGGGACGGCCGGTCGATGACTTCATTGAGCTGCTCATTCCCCATCTGGAACCAGGCGACATCATCATCGACGGCGGCAACTCCCATTTCCCGGACACGACCCGCCGCACCCAGTATGTGGAGAGCAAGGGCTTGCTCTATATCGGCACCGGTGTCTCCGGCGGCGAAGAGGGCGCGTTGCTCGGGCCGAGCATGATGCCGGGCGGATCGCCGGCGGCCTGGCCGCATGTGAAACCGATTTTCCAGGCCATCTGCGCCAAAGTCGCCGATGGCAGTCCCTGCTGCGATTGGGTCGGCGAGAACGGAGCCGGGCATTTCGTGAAGATGGTCCACAATGGCATCGAATACGGCGACATGCAGCTGATCTGCGAGGCCTACCAATTGATGCGCGACCTGCTCGGGATGTCTGCCGACGAGATGCACCAGGTTTTCAAGGAATGGAACCAGGGGGAGCTGGAGAGCTATCTGATCGAGATCACCCGCGACATCCTCGCCTACAAGGATACGGACGGGCAACCGATCGTCGACAAGATCCTGGATACCGCCGGCCAGAAAGGCACCGGCAAATGGACCGGTATCGCCGCATTGGACGAAGGGGTACCGTTGACCCTGATCGGCGAGGCGGTCTTCGCCCGCTGCCTGTCGGCCATGAAAGAGGAACGGGTGGCAGCCTCGAAAGTACTCTCCGGGCCGCAGCCGACGTTCGACGGGGATAAGCAGGCATTGATCGAGGACATTAAGAACGCCCTGTACGCTTCGAAGATCGTCTCCTACGCCCAGGGATACACGCTGATGCGGGCCGCCGCCGGGACCTACGGCTGGAACCTGAATTACGGCGGGATCGCTTTGATGTGGCGGGGCGGTTGCATCATTCGTTCGGTTTTCCTCGGCAAGATCAAAGAGGCCTTTGACCACAATCCGGGACTCACCAATCTCCTGCTCGATCCGTTCTTCAAAGAGAAGGTCGAGGGAGCCCAGGCCGGCTGGAGAAGGGTCTGCGCCGCCGCGCTGACCAACGGGATCCCGATCCCCGCCTTCACCACCGCGCTCTGCTATTTCGACGGTTTCCGGACCGCAAAGCTTCCGGCCAACCTCCTTCAGGCGCAGCGGGATTACTTCGGCGCTCATACCTACGAGCGGGTCGACCAACCGCGCGGCCAGTTCTTCCACACCAATTGGACCGGCAAGGGCGGAACCACCTCGGCCTCCACGTATGTGGTCTGA
- a CDS encoding organic hydroperoxide resistance protein, producing the protein MKILYQAKAISHGGRDGKVRVENSPLDLELAVPKEMGGSGKAGANPEQLFAAGYAACFENAILHVARVQKINVPATSVTAEVGIGRNQAGGYSLAVSLTATLSGVDQATAESMVQEAHQVCPYSNAIRGNVEVTLAARTE; encoded by the coding sequence ATGAAAATCCTTTATCAAGCCAAAGCCATCTCCCACGGCGGCCGCGACGGCAAGGTCCGGGTGGAAAACAGCCCGCTCGATCTGGAGCTGGCAGTCCCCAAGGAAATGGGCGGTTCCGGAAAGGCCGGCGCCAACCCCGAGCAGTTATTTGCCGCCGGCTACGCGGCTTGTTTTGAAAACGCCATTCTTCATGTGGCCCGGGTCCAAAAAATAAACGTCCCAGCGACCTCAGTAACGGCGGAGGTCGGCATCGGCCGGAACCAAGCGGGCGGCTATTCCTTGGCCGTCTCCCTAACCGCCACCCTTTCCGGAGTCGACCAGGCCACCGCCGAAAGCATGGTTCAGGAAGCCCATCAAGTCTGCCCTTATTCCAACGCGATACGGGGCAATGTCGAAGTCACGCTGGCAGCCCGGACGGAATAA
- the asd gene encoding aspartate-semialdehyde dehydrogenase, which yields MERKLKVGLVGGTGMVGQRLMTLLQDHPWFEVTMVAASPGSAGKSYAEAVRDRWKMSQPLPERLAGLTVQNAERVSQLAEMVDLVFCAVSLPKAATGQMEEAFAKAETPVISCNSAHRLTPDVPMLIPEINPEHLALIDWQKKRLGTKNGFIAVKPNCSIQSFVPPLHALRELQPARVVASTYQAISGAGKTFADWPEMVDNVIPFIPGEEEKSEIEPLKIWGAVADGQIAYATAPVITTQCIRVPVTDGHLATVFVSFAKKPDRETILERWRSFQGRPQALGLPSAPRRFIHYFDEEDRPQTRLDRDFENGMGITVGRLRQDTLFDYKFVALSHNTLRGAAGGAVLIAELLRAEGYLSAKA from the coding sequence ATGGAGCGCAAATTAAAGGTCGGTCTGGTGGGCGGAACCGGAATGGTCGGCCAGCGGCTGATGACGCTGTTGCAGGACCACCCGTGGTTCGAAGTGACCATGGTTGCCGCAAGCCCGGGTTCGGCCGGGAAAAGCTATGCCGAGGCGGTACGGGACCGCTGGAAAATGAGCCAGCCCCTCCCCGAACGGCTGGCCGGGCTCACTGTCCAAAATGCCGAGCGCGTCAGCCAGCTGGCCGAGATGGTCGATCTCGTCTTCTGTGCCGTGTCGCTGCCCAAAGCAGCGACCGGGCAAATGGAGGAAGCATTCGCCAAGGCCGAAACCCCGGTAATCTCCTGCAATTCGGCGCACCGGCTGACCCCCGATGTGCCGATGCTGATCCCGGAGATCAACCCGGAACATCTGGCGCTGATTGACTGGCAAAAGAAGCGGCTGGGAACCAAAAACGGCTTCATCGCCGTCAAGCCCAACTGCTCCATTCAGAGCTTCGTGCCGCCGCTCCACGCTTTGCGCGAGCTCCAGCCGGCCCGGGTGGTGGCCAGTACCTATCAAGCGATTTCCGGTGCGGGCAAAACCTTTGCCGACTGGCCGGAAATGGTGGACAACGTGATTCCTTTTATCCCAGGCGAGGAAGAAAAGAGCGAGATCGAACCGTTAAAGATCTGGGGCGCGGTGGCTGACGGGCAGATCGCCTACGCCACTGCGCCGGTAATCACTACCCAGTGCATCCGGGTGCCGGTGACCGACGGCCACCTGGCGACCGTCTTCGTCAGCTTCGCCAAAAAGCCGGACCGGGAAACCATCCTGGAGCGCTGGCGGAGCTTCCAGGGCCGGCCGCAAGCTTTGGGCCTCCCCTCGGCGCCGCGCCGCTTCATCCACTATTTTGACGAGGAGGACCGGCCCCAGACCCGGCTGGACCGGGACTTTGAGAACGGCATGGGTATAACCGTCGGCCGGCTGCGCCAGGATACACTGTTCGACTACAAATTTGTGGCGCTCTCCCACAACACGCTCCGGGGCGCCGCCGGCGGGGCGGTGCTCATCGCGGAACTGCTCCGGGCCGAGGGATATCTCTCCGCCAAAGCGTGA
- a CDS encoding DMT family transporter, protein MFIKTTGHPATRWAAAAITLSLWASAFVGIRVGLRDYDPFQLALFRYLVASLCLLAVAGLRKIRFPEPRDLCRLALLGTVGIAGYNMALNYGERSVTAASASLIVNTAPLFTLIGSALFLKEKVRPLGWLGMLVSFAGVSLIACQGGPTLAFSGEILAILCAAVFQSFYIVVQKPLLKKYHSLEVTTYAIWFGTLLPLPFIKPLFGSMMQAPAASSLAVIYLGVFPGAIAYFSWSFVLSKLPAAKAASFLFLIPPLTAIIGLVWLREMPKIITGVGGLLAIGGVMLANQNGGRKRTKPAGVPGGGPGDNREIVNP, encoded by the coding sequence ATGTTTATCAAAACTACCGGCCATCCCGCCACTCGCTGGGCTGCCGCCGCAATAACCTTGAGTTTATGGGCCTCGGCCTTCGTGGGCATCCGGGTGGGACTGCGCGACTATGATCCGTTTCAGCTGGCGCTCTTCCGCTATCTGGTCGCCTCGCTGTGTCTGCTGGCGGTAGCCGGACTCAGGAAGATCCGCTTTCCCGAACCCCGCGATTTATGCCGGTTGGCGCTATTGGGAACGGTGGGGATCGCCGGCTATAATATGGCGTTGAATTATGGGGAACGCTCTGTAACGGCAGCGTCGGCCAGTTTGATCGTAAATACCGCTCCGCTCTTCACGCTGATCGGGTCGGCCTTGTTCCTAAAAGAGAAAGTCCGTCCGCTGGGATGGCTGGGAATGCTGGTTAGTTTCGCCGGCGTCAGCTTGATTGCTTGCCAGGGAGGTCCGACCCTCGCTTTTTCCGGCGAAATTCTGGCGATTCTCTGCGCTGCAGTCTTCCAAAGCTTCTATATCGTAGTTCAAAAACCGCTGCTCAAAAAGTATCATAGCCTGGAAGTGACCACTTACGCCATCTGGTTCGGGACTTTATTGCCCCTGCCGTTCATCAAGCCGTTGTTCGGCAGCATGATGCAAGCGCCGGCCGCTTCCAGTTTGGCAGTGATCTACCTTGGTGTTTTTCCGGGAGCGATCGCCTATTTCAGCTGGTCATTCGTTCTGTCAAAACTGCCGGCCGCCAAGGCCGCTTCCTTTCTATTTCTGATTCCGCCGCTTACCGCGATCATCGGGCTGGTCTGGTTGCGGGAAATGCCGAAGATCATCACCGGCGTCGGCGGCCTCTTGGCCATCGGCGGCGTAATGCTCGCCAATCAAAACGGCGGCCGGAAGCGAACCAAACCGGCCGGAGTCCCTGGCGGCGGTCCAGGGGATAACCGGGAAATCGTAAACCCGTGA
- a CDS encoding LysR family transcriptional regulator: protein MELKQLQTFVTIARRGSFTQAAQELGYAQSTITTQIQLFEQELGTRLFERLGRSVALTPAGAKLLEYARPILRLCAEAQRAVAVGENMRGILTIGAVESLCVVRLPELVREYRRRYPEVEIALKIANCADFRELLGENQIDVAFFLDQAIAAPDLVTALQVPEPLTFLAMPGHPLISRAPIGPADLAGASLILTEAGCSYRRALESTLAGAGVKPHSVLETGSLQAIKQFTMDGMGITLLPRIAATAELADGRLVKLDWIGPEFAMLTQLVYHKDKWLSPPLRAFIALAQARMGRDNGAVARRKAGEMAGEIGDSESFASLS, encoded by the coding sequence ATGGAATTGAAGCAATTGCAGACCTTTGTCACCATCGCCCGGCGCGGCAGCTTTACCCAGGCCGCGCAGGAACTGGGTTATGCGCAATCGACCATTACCACCCAGATCCAACTGTTCGAACAGGAGCTGGGCACCAGACTCTTTGAACGCCTGGGACGTAGCGTGGCGCTCACCCCCGCCGGAGCCAAGCTTTTGGAGTATGCCCGGCCGATCCTGCGTCTTTGCGCGGAAGCGCAGCGAGCGGTGGCCGTCGGCGAAAACATGCGCGGAATCCTGACCATCGGGGCGGTTGAGTCCCTGTGCGTGGTGCGGCTGCCGGAGCTGGTCAGGGAATACCGGCGACGTTACCCGGAAGTGGAGATTGCGCTCAAGATCGCCAACTGCGCCGATTTTCGCGAACTCCTAGGGGAAAACCAGATCGACGTGGCCTTCTTTTTGGACCAAGCGATCGCCGCGCCGGATCTGGTGACTGCTTTGCAGGTCCCGGAGCCGCTGACCTTCTTGGCGATGCCCGGACATCCGCTGATTAGCCGGGCGCCGATCGGTCCGGCGGATCTGGCCGGAGCGTCTTTGATCCTGACCGAGGCCGGATGCAGCTATCGGAGAGCTTTGGAATCCACGCTGGCCGGGGCCGGCGTGAAACCGCACTCGGTGTTAGAAACGGGCAGCCTCCAAGCAATCAAACAGTTTACCATGGATGGGATGGGCATTACCTTGCTGCCGCGGATTGCGGCCACCGCAGAACTGGCTGACGGCCGCCTGGTCAAACTGGACTGGATAGGGCCGGAGTTCGCCATGTTGACTCAGTTGGTCTATCACAAGGATAAATGGCTTTCTCCGCCGCTCCGCGCATTTATCGCTTTGGCTCAAGCACGGATGGGGCGGGACAATGGGGCGGTTGCCCGGCGGAAGGCCGGTGAAATGGCGGGAGAAATTGGGGATTCGGAATCATTCGCTTCGCTTTCGTAG
- a CDS encoding alpha/beta hydrolase encodes MLKPIVEARPGRRFSRQKPVDSQWEQRIRASLTGDDPARLELARSLAETAYYHPECEAVRARPEQRSFYMDHDRVTERSVLLLHGWTACPFEMRELGLRLYAEGYNVVGPRLAGHGTRVEDFVCYGGNDWWAAAREGLEIAALSGRTVTIIGESMGGSLAALLAQAYPQLVQKLILCAPCFEIANPLAPFTRWQWVQRFIPQVDMGPQPEWMRGFWYSVVPTSAIAELVQVAAAARRTGPLLATPVVIIQADEDQMVRPVGAHRYLRSLTRLAEGEKRLIAFSGGHHNLTVSLNPQKERVFKWILSSIGRKEAVA; translated from the coding sequence GTGCTAAAACCAATCGTTGAAGCCCGTCCGGGACGCCGATTCAGCCGGCAAAAACCGGTCGATTCTCAATGGGAACAGCGGATTCGAGCATCGCTTACCGGCGATGACCCGGCGCGTTTGGAATTGGCCCGTTCCTTGGCGGAAACGGCCTATTACCATCCAGAATGCGAGGCTGTCCGGGCCAGACCCGAGCAACGAAGTTTCTATATGGACCATGATCGCGTGACCGAACGCTCGGTCTTGCTATTGCACGGCTGGACGGCTTGCCCTTTTGAAATGCGTGAACTTGGCCTGCGTCTATATGCGGAGGGGTACAATGTGGTCGGCCCGCGTTTGGCCGGACATGGTACCCGGGTGGAAGATTTCGTTTGTTACGGCGGTAACGACTGGTGGGCGGCGGCGCGGGAAGGTCTGGAGATTGCCGCCTTGAGCGGCCGGACCGTGACGATCATCGGCGAAAGCATGGGCGGGAGCCTGGCGGCATTATTAGCGCAAGCATATCCCCAACTGGTACAGAAGCTAATTCTGTGCGCGCCTTGCTTTGAGATCGCCAATCCGCTGGCTCCCTTCACTCGATGGCAATGGGTGCAACGGTTCATTCCCCAGGTGGACATGGGACCGCAACCCGAATGGATGCGGGGTTTTTGGTACTCCGTGGTCCCTACCTCCGCTATCGCCGAATTAGTCCAGGTCGCCGCCGCGGCGCGTCGTACCGGGCCGCTCCTGGCGACGCCGGTCGTAATCATTCAGGCGGACGAGGATCAAATGGTTCGGCCAGTCGGCGCACACCGTTATCTGCGCTCTTTAACCCGGCTGGCGGAAGGAGAAAAACGGTTGATCGCTTTTTCCGGCGGACACCATAATTTGACGGTGTCTTTAAACCCCCAAAAAGAACGGGTGTTTAAGTGGATTCTCAGTTCGATCGGCCGGAAAGAAGCGGTGGCCTAA
- a CDS encoding SpoIVB peptidase S55 domain-containing protein — MAAPFSLAQTKTKFFPIEEVRPGLKGVGYTVFSETKISSFDVTVLSMVESNLGKGKLILVRLSGKLLQENGGLSAGMSGSPVYIDKKLLGAISYGFENADPFLALVTPIDDMMKLTPLDTFSSHSLPSAVPAGTPVMVSGMGQRAYEILYRSLGDHGLKAVMMPKVYGQSKRGDEPVKPGSAIAVQMVSGDYQVAAIGTVTWVDKQKFLAFGHSFANKGEVDYLALQAYILDTVKSPVMSFKIGVPLEPVGRIVQDRQAGIMGHLAELPRFIPVTVAVVDLDRKLSRTTNFQVNRNEQMFRDLICSGVMDTIDQTLDRVGGGTAKLKLNIQTNALAKPILRENLFYGKDIALASLGDLRNILDILAANEFQATEVHSVKVDVEVKARQETARIIKLETEKEKFKPGESIALKAVLHTYRGSNLTVPLEVKLPDNLEPGKLSLTARGGAKDSNLEENDSVKNSRFKVDYKNVDSLEKLVKTYLDTPVNQQLVVEFTNNAKSGADKEPQTEQSKADTNYYIIGEAQLTIELLPR, encoded by the coding sequence ATGGCCGCACCATTTTCTCTGGCGCAGACGAAGACCAAGTTTTTTCCGATTGAAGAGGTCAGACCGGGGTTAAAAGGCGTCGGCTATACGGTTTTTTCCGAAACGAAGATCAGTTCTTTTGATGTCACGGTTTTGTCGATGGTCGAAAGCAATCTGGGAAAAGGTAAATTAATTCTGGTCCGGCTGTCCGGCAAACTCTTGCAAGAGAACGGAGGACTCTCCGCGGGTATGAGCGGAAGTCCGGTTTATATCGATAAAAAATTACTCGGCGCCATCAGCTATGGCTTTGAAAATGCCGACCCGTTTTTAGCTTTGGTAACGCCGATTGACGACATGATGAAATTGACGCCGCTTGATACCTTCTCCAGCCATTCATTGCCTTCGGCGGTTCCGGCCGGTACGCCGGTGATGGTCAGCGGAATGGGTCAGCGGGCTTATGAGATATTATACCGCTCTCTGGGTGATCATGGGTTGAAGGCCGTGATGATGCCGAAAGTTTACGGCCAATCCAAACGGGGTGATGAGCCGGTAAAACCGGGAAGCGCCATCGCAGTTCAAATGGTCTCCGGGGATTATCAGGTCGCGGCGATAGGCACGGTTACTTGGGTGGATAAACAGAAGTTTCTGGCTTTTGGGCATTCTTTCGCCAATAAAGGCGAGGTAGACTATTTAGCCCTTCAAGCATACATTCTGGACACGGTCAAAAGCCCGGTCATGTCATTTAAAATCGGGGTGCCGCTCGAACCGGTCGGGCGGATAGTTCAGGACCGCCAGGCGGGAATTATGGGACATTTGGCTGAATTGCCGCGTTTTATCCCGGTGACCGTGGCTGTTGTGGATTTGGACCGTAAGTTGTCTCGCACCACTAATTTTCAGGTGAACCGGAATGAGCAGATGTTTCGCGATCTGATCTGTTCCGGGGTAATGGATACTATCGATCAAACTCTCGACCGAGTGGGCGGGGGAACCGCCAAATTGAAATTAAATATCCAGACCAATGCTTTGGCCAAACCGATCCTGCGGGAAAACTTGTTTTACGGGAAAGATATTGCATTAGCCAGTCTGGGGGATCTTCGCAATATTCTGGACATATTAGCGGCGAATGAATTCCAAGCGACAGAGGTCCATTCGGTCAAGGTGGATGTGGAAGTTAAGGCCCGGCAAGAAACGGCCCGGATTATAAAGTTAGAAACGGAGAAAGAGAAGTTTAAACCCGGTGAAAGTATTGCACTCAAAGCCGTGTTGCACACCTATCGGGGATCCAATCTAACAGTCCCACTGGAAGTGAAGCTTCCCGATAACCTGGAACCGGGGAAACTATCCCTGACCGCCCGTGGAGGAGCCAAGGATAGTAATTTGGAGGAGAACGATTCGGTCAAGAACAGCCGCTTCAAGGTTGATTACAAGAATGTCGACTCGCTAGAGAAATTGGTCAAGACTTATTTGGATACCCCCGTCAATCAGCAATTGGTAGTAGAATTCACCAACAACGCCAAATCCGGCGCAGATAAGGAACCGCAGACGGAACAGTCGAAAGCGGATACCAACTACTACATAATCGGCGAGGCACAACTCACCATTGAACTTCTTCCCCGCTAG